A genome region from Cucumis sativus cultivar 9930 chromosome 4, Cucumber_9930_V3, whole genome shotgun sequence includes the following:
- the LOC101210049 gene encoding uncharacterized protein LOC101210049 translates to MAAKPLTTEAIAITEKKMDMALDDIIKMSKNTGNKGRKQRRLPNKMQKFPNNATQDRPRKLQRFMDSRSSLRQGALANRRSNFQGNQFPLATEVARKAAVAPIRPRAFTRRAPNWNKTRVEAHPPVPRKPFTNGNFVPKVSAPAQPQTNTTPRQRPQTLDSLFANMKEQRLRVLSQRQNGGGAQQRNGGRQQQRPPWGKRPFW, encoded by the exons ATGGCCGCTAAACCACTTACAACTGAGGCAATTGCCATAACTGAGAAGAAGATGGACATGGCTTTAG acgACATCATTAAAATGTCCAAGAATACGGGAAATAAAGGCAGGAAACAGAGAAGGTTACCG AACAAAATGCAGAAGTTTCCAAATAATGCTACTCAAGATAGACCTAGGAAGTTGCAGCGATTCATGGACTCTAGATCTTCTCTGAGACAG ggGGCTTTGGCCAACAGAAGGTCAAACTTTCAAGGGAATCAGTTTCCTTTGGCAACGGAGGTTGCAAGAAAGGCTGCAGTTGCTCCTATTCGTCCTAGAGCTTTTACTCGTAGGGCACCCAATTGGAATAAAACAAG GGTTGAGGCTCATCCACCGGTTCCGAGGAAGCCTTTCACCAATGGAAACTTTGTTCCCAAG GTATCTGCACCGGCCCAGCCACAAACAAATACCACGCCAAGACAGAGGCCACAGACTCTGGACTCACTGTTTGCCAACATGAAGGAACAGAGGCTAAGAGTGTTGTCCCAGCGACAAAATGGGGGTGGGGCACAACAACGGAATGGTGGTCGCCAGCAACAAAGACCTCCTTGGGGGAAGAGGCCGTTTTGGTAA